Proteins found in one Rhodobium gokarnense genomic segment:
- a CDS encoding zincin-like metallopeptidase domain-containing protein: protein MLKTYTVFNADQVDGYDRADPVRRDDIDLVTRIQAADHFCASTGADIRHGGGKAFYHRVEDFIQIPDTKAFVETKQASATENYYATLLHELTHWTGAAHRLDRDKAKTGAERDQYAFEELVAELGAAFLCSAIGIVQTPRDDHALYIKGWLTALRNDKKYVFKAAAQAAKAAEFLHGLQTEPCKASEPAPERPR, encoded by the coding sequence ATGCTCAAGACCTATACCGTTTTCAATGCCGATCAGGTTGACGGATACGACCGCGCCGACCCCGTCCGCCGCGACGACATCGATCTTGTGACCCGCATCCAAGCGGCGGACCACTTCTGCGCCAGTACCGGAGCCGATATCCGTCATGGCGGTGGCAAGGCGTTCTACCACCGGGTGGAGGATTTCATTCAAATCCCGGACACCAAGGCCTTTGTGGAGACCAAACAGGCAAGCGCCACGGAGAACTACTACGCGACGCTGCTGCACGAGCTGACCCACTGGACGGGAGCGGCGCACCGCCTTGACCGCGACAAGGCAAAAACCGGGGCTGAGCGGGACCAATACGCATTCGAGGAACTGGTCGCCGAGCTTGGCGCGGCCTTCCTGTGTTCGGCTATCGGCATCGTGCAGACGCCGCGTGACGACCATGCCCTCTACATCAAGGGCTGGCTGACCGCGCTCCGGAACGACAAGAAGTATGTCTTCAAGGCGGCAGCACAGGCCGCGAAAGCCGCCGAGTTCCTACACGGCCTGCAAACCGAACCCTGCAAAGCATCCGAGCCTGCCCCAGAGCGGCCCCGCTAG
- a CDS encoding ParB/RepB/Spo0J family partition protein, with translation MKLTHLTLDQLKPAKVNVRKKGGKDVADLVPSIRSLGLLQPLLVRPNCEGFEIVAGQRRYHALTKLAEEVEAQPVPCIVMEDGDDAKAIEASLAENVARLPMDEIDQYKAFAVLGEEGKDVAEIASTFGVTERLVKQRLAIANIIGPILTAYRRGDIGTETLRTMTLATKRQQQDWWALFKDEDAYAPHGYALRQWLFGGQQISVENALFELEEFIGAIVADLFGDERYFDDTDAFWTLQNEAIAKLKDDILAKGWQDVEIMEVGAFFASWEYRKATKKDGGRVYIQIAKDGEVTVHEGYITEKEAKRRDKAEAGNTDEQSCERPELTKAMQNYLALHRHAAVRLDLLSDPALALRVVAAQIIAGSALWTVYGEPQKANTEAIGESLAASTAEAAFAAEREAVRLLLGIEQDDSDTLVCRQHDYGRSHDLLTVFAKLVDLDDDSVRRILTFVVAETLPSGSALVEALGILKSADMGAHWAPDDTFFDLWKDKEAINAAVKEVAGKATADAHVTSTAKVQKKIIRDHIDGTRKPHTPDWQPRYTTFPMGTYTKRGGIDAVERGKDLKRRFKAA, from the coding sequence ATGAAACTAACCCATTTGACCCTCGACCAACTGAAACCCGCCAAGGTCAACGTCCGCAAGAAGGGCGGCAAGGATGTCGCCGATCTCGTGCCGAGCATCCGCTCGCTCGGCCTGCTGCAACCGCTTCTCGTGCGGCCTAACTGCGAAGGCTTTGAGATCGTCGCGGGACAGCGCCGCTATCACGCCTTAACCAAACTGGCCGAGGAAGTCGAGGCGCAGCCCGTGCCCTGCATCGTCATGGAGGACGGCGACGATGCGAAAGCCATCGAGGCCTCGCTTGCGGAAAATGTCGCCCGCCTGCCGATGGACGAGATCGACCAGTACAAGGCCTTTGCCGTGCTGGGGGAAGAAGGCAAGGACGTTGCCGAGATCGCCAGCACGTTCGGCGTGACGGAGCGGCTCGTCAAACAACGCTTGGCCATTGCCAACATCATCGGGCCGATCCTGACCGCCTATCGCAGGGGCGACATCGGGACCGAGACGCTGCGGACGATGACCCTTGCCACAAAGCGCCAGCAACAGGATTGGTGGGCGCTGTTCAAGGACGAGGACGCATACGCGCCGCACGGCTACGCGCTGCGCCAGTGGCTCTTCGGTGGCCAGCAAATCTCGGTCGAAAATGCTCTGTTCGAGCTCGAAGAGTTTATAGGCGCGATCGTTGCGGACCTCTTCGGCGACGAGCGGTATTTCGACGATACGGACGCCTTCTGGACCTTGCAGAACGAAGCCATCGCCAAGCTGAAAGACGACATCCTCGCCAAGGGCTGGCAGGACGTGGAAATCATGGAGGTCGGCGCATTCTTCGCCAGTTGGGAGTACCGCAAGGCGACAAAGAAGGACGGAGGCCGCGTCTATATTCAGATCGCCAAGGACGGCGAGGTCACGGTCCACGAGGGCTACATCACCGAGAAGGAAGCCAAGCGCCGCGACAAGGCGGAAGCAGGCAACACCGACGAGCAATCCTGCGAACGCCCCGAACTCACCAAGGCCATGCAAAATTATCTCGCCCTACACCGCCACGCCGCCGTGCGGCTCGATCTCCTGAGCGATCCCGCGCTTGCCCTGCGAGTTGTTGCCGCACAGATCATTGCCGGATCGGCCCTGTGGACGGTCTACGGCGAACCACAAAAGGCAAATACCGAGGCCATTGGCGAAAGCCTTGCCGCCAGCACGGCTGAGGCGGCGTTCGCTGCCGAGCGCGAAGCCGTCCGGCTATTGCTTGGCATCGAACAGGACGACAGCGACACGCTCGTCTGCCGCCAGCACGACTACGGTCGGTCGCATGACCTTCTGACCGTCTTTGCCAAGCTCGTCGATCTCGACGACGACAGCGTCCGGCGCATCCTGACGTTCGTCGTAGCGGAAACCCTTCCGAGTGGCAGCGCGCTCGTCGAAGCGCTCGGCATTCTCAAGTCGGCCGACATGGGCGCTCACTGGGCACCGGACGACACCTTTTTCGATCTCTGGAAGGACAAGGAAGCGATCAACGCCGCTGTGAAGGAAGTCGCCGGAAAGGCCACGGCCGATGCTCACGTCACCTCAACGGCGAAGGTGCAGAAGAAGATCATCCGCGATCACATCGATGGAACCCGCAAGCCGCACACGCCCGACTGGCAGCCGCGCTACACGACGTTCCCGATGGGCACCTACACCAAGCGCGGCGGCATCGATGCCGTGGAGCGCGGTAAGGACCTAAAAAGGCGCTTCAAAGCTGCGTAG
- a CDS encoding ArdC family protein, translating into MAKKDIYQEVTSKIIAVLETVDLADYQPPFAALAAQGLPLNPITEHRYQGINIPSLWFDQQDKGFSSSHWATFNQWKERGANVRKGEKGSPIIFYKTLVRQE; encoded by the coding sequence ATGGCCAAGAAAGACATCTATCAGGAGGTCACCAGCAAGATCATTGCCGTTCTGGAGACGGTAGACCTTGCCGACTACCAACCGCCCTTTGCGGCACTGGCAGCTCAAGGACTGCCGCTCAACCCCATCACCGAACATCGATACCAGGGCATCAACATCCCCTCCCTCTGGTTCGATCAGCAGGACAAGGGTTTTTCGTCCAGCCATTGGGCGACTTTCAACCAGTGGAAGGAGCGCGGCGCGAACGTGCGCAAGGGCGAAAAGGGCAGCCCGATCATTTTCTACAAGACGCTGGTCAGGCAAGAGTAG
- the gatA gene encoding Asp-tRNA(Asn)/Glu-tRNA(Gln) amidotransferase subunit GatA, with amino-acid sequence MFSALKLPQNGNLAPTALSISEQKSLIEGKKISNSELVSEYFDEITKNKHLNIYITEARDSAAQQAKEADERISKNQRKPLDGIPIAVKDNYCTRGIRTTAASRILENFVPTYESTVTQKLLDAGAVILGKTNMDEFAMGSSTESSYFGPTINPVGTKLGFGNLVPGGSSGGSAAAVAANLAAGALGTDTGGSIRQPASFCGVVGMKPTYGACSRWGIIAYGSSLDQAGVFGKCVEDVAILLDVIAGEDPKDTTSVDGRAYAFSQALGKEQRKLRIAFPKEVIALESTSDADKVWDKAQKIARRIGAEIVEVSMPSFKYALPAYYIIALSEASSNLARYDGVRYGFRAKAPNDINDLYERTRAEGFGREVKRRILLGTFSLSAGYYDAYYLKAQKVRNIVANEFRMAFENADVMFMPTAPSSAFPIGAHSTNPVEMYLEDVYTVPINLGGLPAISLPVETSTNGMPLGLQVIGPQFGDENVLRVAASVEKAATEIV; translated from the coding sequence GTTTTCCGCTCTGAAACTTCCCCAAAATGGCAATTTGGCACCCACAGCGTTGTCGATCAGCGAACAAAAGTCGCTGATTGAAGGAAAAAAGATTTCCAATTCTGAGTTGGTGTCAGAATATTTCGACGAAATCACAAAGAATAAACATCTAAATATTTATATAACCGAAGCTCGCGATTCGGCGGCTCAGCAAGCCAAGGAGGCCGATGAGCGTATTTCGAAGAACCAGCGAAAGCCGCTGGATGGAATTCCTATTGCCGTAAAGGACAATTACTGCACGAGAGGGATTAGGACCACTGCAGCGTCCCGCATTTTGGAGAATTTTGTTCCGACCTACGAGTCTACGGTTACCCAGAAGCTGCTCGATGCCGGCGCTGTTATTCTCGGCAAGACGAACATGGACGAGTTTGCTATGGGCTCGTCGACCGAGAGCAGCTACTTCGGCCCGACCATCAATCCGGTCGGCACGAAGCTCGGATTTGGCAATTTGGTTCCAGGAGGCTCGTCGGGGGGGTCGGCCGCCGCTGTCGCAGCAAATCTTGCTGCCGGCGCCCTAGGTACTGATACCGGCGGCTCAATTCGGCAGCCCGCAAGCTTCTGTGGCGTTGTCGGCATGAAGCCGACATATGGTGCTTGTTCCCGATGGGGCATTATCGCTTATGGTTCATCGCTCGATCAAGCCGGCGTTTTCGGGAAATGCGTTGAAGACGTTGCTATTCTCTTGGACGTAATCGCAGGAGAAGACCCAAAAGACACAACGTCGGTGGATGGAAGAGCTTACGCGTTTTCACAGGCTTTGGGAAAAGAACAAAGGAAGCTTCGTATTGCTTTTCCTAAAGAAGTGATTGCTCTGGAATCGACCAGCGATGCCGACAAAGTTTGGGACAAAGCTCAGAAAATTGCGCGGCGCATAGGTGCCGAGATCGTCGAAGTGTCAATGCCAAGCTTCAAGTATGCGCTCCCGGCGTACTATATTATTGCCCTATCGGAAGCATCTTCGAATCTGGCTAGATATGATGGGGTTCGGTACGGTTTTAGAGCGAAGGCCCCGAACGATATTAATGACCTGTATGAGAGGACACGGGCCGAGGGATTTGGAAGAGAAGTTAAAAGGAGAATATTACTCGGAACATTCTCTCTGAGCGCTGGTTATTACGATGCGTATTATTTGAAAGCGCAAAAGGTGCGAAACATCGTGGCAAATGAATTTCGTATGGCATTTGAAAATGCAGACGTAATGTTTATGCCGACGGCGCCATCATCAGCCTTTCCAATTGGAGCGCATTCTACAAATCCCGTCGAGATGTATCTCGAGGATGTCTATACTGTTCCGATAAATTTGGGAGGTCTTCCGGCCATTAGCCTGCCAGTCGAAACGAGTACAAATGGTATGCCGCTGGGACTTCAGGTTATTGGTCCACAGTTTGGCGATGAAAATGTGCTTCGTGTAGCTGCTAGCGTGGAAAAGGCGGCGACCGAAATAGTGTAA